The sequence CGCTGGCGGTGGCCGTGTACGACGACCCCGCACCCACGCCGATCGTAACCCTCCAAACCCACCGGTTTGTGCCATGACTAACGATGCCGGCTTCACCCTGGTCGAACTGCTGGTCGCGATGGCCCTCACCCTGGTATCCGTCACCCTGGCCGGCTCCGCGTACCTGTTTCTGTCCCGCGCGGTCAACGGCTGGCAGGAGGATGTGCGCCTCGCGAACGCATTCCACACCACCCTGACCCGCCTGAGCGACGACCTGTACGATGCCGTGGCGGTGTACCGTAGGGCCGATTCGACCGTCGCGCTGGTACGTGTCGATGGCGATACGGTGGCTTATTCCTGGCGTGACGGAGCACTACGGCGGCTGGACCACCCGATGCACGACTTTACGACAGTACTCGGGGTGACATTCGATCTCGCCGCCGATTCGTCGGGCGGGGCTCCCGGCTTTGAGGCCCACCTGGCCCTCGCCGGCCGGCGGCGAGTGCTCGAAACGACTACCCGCGTCAACCGGCGACATCCGTCGCCCTGGCCTCCATGAGACCGCTCACCCTGGCATCTACCCCGGGCCGTCCCGCGCATCAGGGGGCCTGGCATCCGGCAAGGTGGATGTATCGCCGCGTCTCCCGTAAGGCGTTGGCCGCTTTCACGCGGAGCCTCGCCGTGCTGGTGGCCGCCCGGCTGCCGCTGCTGGAGGCCCTGGCTTCCGCCGGTCGTCAGACGCCAGCACCAGGGCTTCGCGCCGCGGCCGAGGCCGTGCTGGAATCCGTGCGCCGCGGTCAAAGCCTGTCGGCCGCGCTCGCCCGTCACCCGGATGCCTTCGATACCCTGTATGTGCAGCTCGTACGGGTCGGCGAAATGACCGGCCGGCTGGGTGACCTGCTGCTTCGCCTCGCGACCTATCAGGAAAAAGTGTACGCCCTGCGCCGCGCCGTGCGGCTCGCGATGGTCTATCCAGGCGTCATCGTCGCCCTGGCCACGGCCTGCGTGGCCTTCCTACTGGTCGTCATCGTCCCCACCTTCTCCGAGATGTTCGCCGATTTTGGGGCCGAGCTGCCGGCGCCGACACGTGCGTTGCTGGCACTAAGCAAGGGACTGCGCGAGCACGCCGGGGTAGGAATCGCAGGTGGGCTTATTGTCGCCGCCGGTGCACGCCGGCTGCTCCGCACCCCAGCCGGCTGGCGCTGGATGGACCGGGTGTCGTTGCGGATTCCGCTCGTGGGGCCGCTGTTGCGGAAGAGCCACGCCGCGCGGTTCTGCCGGACCCTCGGCACCCTGCTGGAGGGGGGCGTGCACCTCACCGAGGCGCTCGCAATCCTCGCGCGAACCAGCGGCCACAGCCAGGTCGAGGCCCTCGTCAGCCGGCTGGCGGTGCATGTAGAACGCGGCGGCCGGCTGGCCGAGCCTCTGCAGGGGAACGAGGTGTTCCCCGAGTTCGTGGTCCAGATGGTCGCCGTCGGCGAAGAGACCGCCCACCTCGATGAGATGGTCCTCCACGCCGCGGGCTACTTCGAGCACGAGGTCGACGCCGCCGTGGAAACCCTGACTTCCGTGATCGAACCCATCCTGATCGCCGTCCTCGGCCTCGCGATCGGCGGATTCCTGGTGGCATTGTACCTTCCTTTGTTCGAGTTGAGCTCGGTCGTGCGATAAGGGTGTAGGGGTGGTAGAGCGAATAGAAAGGATTCCTCCCTGGCATGGAGACTCCTCCGATGGCGATGGACGGCTCCGTGATATTTTAAACCTGGCTTGTTTCAATCCGAGCATGGGTTTAGGTTGCGTGCATGGGCATCAGACCGACAAGCATGAACCCGGCCAACCCGTATGCGGCTACTCTCCATCCCACTCAAACTGGATGTCCTACTTCTTGACCAGGACACCCCGGTGGTCGGGCCCCTCGTCCATTTCGAATGGATGCCCTACGTGGAGGATGGCCACGCGATCAACCCGGATGTCCCGTTTCTGAGCAGCGAGGTGCAGACGGAGCCCTTTAGTCCATCGCGATCCCTCCTCGGGAAAGGATGCCACCTCCACTGGGCCCTGCCGGCAGCCCTCACGCGCACCACCCCGCTCACTTCAAGCCAACGGGCGAGCGCGCCGGCGACACCTGACGACGAACCCCGATTTCCCCCCACGCCCGATCGCTGGCTCGTCCGACGGTCGCGCAACAATCGAACAGATGCGTTGTGGCTGGTCGAAAGCGATTATTTCGCGCCGGCGCCGTCCGAGGGCATCCTCTACCCGATCCGCACCGACAGCGAACACGGGGTAAAAACCGTTTACCTGGGGCGGACGACCCGGCTGGACCTCCTGGCCCCGCGGCCGCCGACCCTCCCATCGGGCGACCAGGCCGGCTACCTTGGCTACCTGACGGCCATCGGGCACGGAGACCCGGCCTTCCACGCGTTTTATCCAAACTGCCGCTCCATCTTTGGTTTCTGGGACCCGGAGGTGACGGACGCGGACCGTGGATCGCTGCGGTACGAGATCGCCGGCTGGTACCATGCGGATGTGCTCGATCCTTTCGGTGGAAACGTGAAGGATAGGTGGGACCCCGCCATCCCCGATGTGCAACGCGTGATTTCGGAAATAACACGCCAGTTTGGGTGGGATCTCACGTGCCTTTCGGCCGTCACGCAGCGGTCGGACCTCCCGGAACGGATCATCTGCCTGGCCCGCATCGACATCGTCGGCGAAAGCGCCCTTACCCTCCGCGATCAACCCGAGATACAACCTGCTACCGCCATCGCAAACACCGGCACGGAGGCGTTGTCAGCCCTCCTGTCCCGTACCGTGTATGGCGCTGATCGGGCAAAAGCCGGCCTGCTCGAAGAGCAACTCGATGCTCTCCATCTGGCCTCCCTCCTCGGAACGGATCAGCTCGACCTCGGCCCCCGATTCAAGGAGGCGCGCCATACCCGCGGCTTCTCGGCGCGGACCGGCCCCACGATCTGGCGCATCCGGCCGAGCCTGCCGGACGTGCGGGGAGACAAGGCGAATGCGGCTGTGCCGGACGCGGCCCTGCCCGATGGGCTGGCGGTTCGTCTGGACGAACTTAATAGCCTCCAACAGGCGCTCGACGCTGTCACCGCGCGGCGCGAGGCGTCCGCCACGCAGCTCCACTCCGACTGGGTCAAGTACATGGAAGCCGCCTACCCGGTCGCCGGCGTGGCGG is a genomic window of Rhodothermales bacterium containing:
- a CDS encoding type II secretion system F family protein; its protein translation is MRPLTLASTPGRPAHQGAWHPARWMYRRVSRKALAAFTRSLAVLVAARLPLLEALASAGRQTPAPGLRAAAEAVLESVRRGQSLSAALARHPDAFDTLYVQLVRVGEMTGRLGDLLLRLATYQEKVYALRRAVRLAMVYPGVIVALATACVAFLLVVIVPTFSEMFADFGAELPAPTRALLALSKGLREHAGVGIAGGLIVAAGARRLLRTPAGWRWMDRVSLRIPLVGPLLRKSHAARFCRTLGTLLEGGVHLTEALAILARTSGHSQVEALVSRLAVHVERGGRLAEPLQGNEVFPEFVVQMVAVGEETAHLDEMVLHAAGYFEHEVDAAVETLTSVIEPILIAVLGLAIGGFLVALYLPLFELSSVVR
- a CDS encoding prepilin-type N-terminal cleavage/methylation domain-containing protein, whose protein sequence is MTNDAGFTLVELLVAMALTLVSVTLAGSAYLFLSRAVNGWQEDVRLANAFHTTLTRLSDDLYDAVAVYRRADSTVALVRVDGDTVAYSWRDGALRRLDHPMHDFTTVLGVTFDLAADSSGGAPGFEAHLALAGRRRVLETTTRVNRRHPSPWPP